From Thermocladium sp. ECH_B, the proteins below share one genomic window:
- a CDS encoding ferredoxin — MSAPSGQDLAKYERIVVDMDICIGCGACVSVCPYNALELDENGKARLIWEACPDSFECIKVCPVNCIWKASEAPEESKSKQWYRFNRQLTPEEQQIFEQWRAKYGIKSDPIKA, encoded by the coding sequence ATGTCCGCACCATCTGGTCAAGACCTGGCTAAATATGAGAGGATAGTAGTGGACATGGATATATGCATCGGATGCGGTGCATGTGTCTCCGTGTGTCCCTATAATGCGCTGGAGTTGGATGAGAATGGGAAGGCCAGGCTAATATGGGAGGCTTGCCCAGACTCCTTTGAATGCATAAAGGTGTGTCCAGTCAACTGCATATGGAAGGCCAGCGAGGCGCCGGAGGAATCAAAGAGCAAGCAATGGTACAGGTTCAATAGGCAATTAACTCCAGAGGAGCAGCAAATATTTGAGCAGTGGAGAGCCAAGTACGGCATTAAGTCTGACCCAATAAAGGCCTAA